A single window of Drosophila suzukii chromosome 3, CBGP_Dsuzu_IsoJpt1.0, whole genome shotgun sequence DNA harbors:
- the Sems gene encoding seminase, with protein sequence MARILVCCLVVGILILMDDIQAQKKNQTIDLAKLAKILRRPSLKTRVIGGHVTTIDKLGGYLVAMRYYNNFICGGTLIRDLIVLTAAHCFENRNVKEGWTVEGGISRLTDSGVRRGVKDIIKSAEFRMTTMNMDVAVVLLSRPMVGKNIGFLTLCSTPLTTGKHLVVSGWGMTHPDNTGPDQLLRTVTVPVIEKRFCRNVYRLSAAITDSMFCASVLGKKDACTYDSGGPLVYDRQVCGIVSFGIGCASRRYPGVYTDVHYVKPFIEKGIKALLTRRSGRTKIKAPKY encoded by the exons ATGGCACGTATCCTCGTTTGCTGCCTGGTGGTTGGCATACTAATTTTAATGGATGATATCCAGGCTCAGAAAAAAAATCAGACCATTGACTTGGCGAAGTTGGCCAAGATATTACGGCGTCCTTCCTTAAAGACCCGTGTTATTGGTGGTCATGTGACGACTATTGATAAGTTGGGCGGTTATCTTGTGGCAATGCGATACTACAACAATTTCATCTGCGGAGGCACTTTAATTCGGGATCTCATTGTCCTGACGGCGGCCCACTGTTTTGAGAACCGGAATGTCAAGGAAGGTTGGACTGTGGAGGGTGGCATCTCGAGGCTCACCGATAGTGGAGTTCGCCGTGGGGTTAAGGACATTATAAAGTCCGCTGAATTCCGGATGACTACGATGAACATGGATGTGGCTGTGGTGCTGCTGAGTAGACCCATGGTGGGGAAAAATATCGGTTTTCTAACGTTGTGCTCCACGCCTTTGACTACTGGAAAACATTTGGTCGTTTCCGGCTGGGGAATGACCCATCCGGATAACACCGGTCCGGATCAGCTGTTGCGAACGGTCACGGTTCCTGTGATCGAAAAGAGGTTCTGCCGCAATGTTTATCGGCTTTCAG CTGCTATAACGGACAGCATGTTCTGTGCGTCAGTATTGGGAAAAAAGGATGCCTGTACCTACGATTCCGGAGGTCCTTTGGTTTACGACAGGCAAGTCTGCGGTATCGTGTCGTTTGGAATCGGATGTGCCAGCAGACGATATCCTGGCGTCTATACGGATGTCCATTACGTTAAGCCCTTCATCGAAAAGGGTATTAAAGCGCTTTTAACGCGACGCAGCGGTCGAACCAAAATAAAAGCACCCAAATATTAA
- the LOC108012307 gene encoding nardilysin isoform X2, producing MCFKPRLGLHRISKQVHKWLNRQQYTAISTAAVVVQYHDEPDKSDGDKKLYRSLSLSNGLRAMLISDPYVEDPPIQRASSESMNSSIEHFHGKLAACAVLVGVGSFSEPRQYQGLAHFVEHMIFMGSEKFPVENEFDSFVTRSGGFSNAHTENEETCFYFEVDEAHLDRSMDLFMNLIKAPLMLPDAMNRERSAIQSEFEQTFMRDEVRRDQILASLANDEYPQGTFSWGNFKSLQEGVDNSKLHQELHKFCRNHYGSNRMIVAIQAQLSLDELEELLMRHCSDIPNSQENSVDFTKFNYQSAFREQFFKEVFLVQPVEDVCKVELTWVVPPMKNLYRSKPDYLISHLLGFEGVGSLCSYLRRRLWCISVMAGVGGGSFDSNSIYSLFNMCIYLTDDGFDHLDEVLEATFAWIKLVINSEQLQVSYKELEQIANNNFRFQIELPSIDNVQSIVESLNYLPSKDVLTGPQLYFQYEEDDLELLRQHLDKFNFNIMISSYMPYEGNEYDQKEPWFGTQYKSISMPPKWLKMWQEPSTLKELQFPQPNPFVTTDFTLHWVEAGKPHVSRSPKALIRNDFCELWFRQDNIFQLPDGYINLYFITPLVRESVKHYMLGVLYTYLVEFTIAEQLYPALEAGLTYGLYIGDKGLVMRNWIWIR from the exons ATGTGTTTCAAGCCACGCCTTGGCCTACACAGAATTAGTAAGCAAGTGCATAAATGGCTAAATCGTCAGCAATACACAGCTATAAGTACGGCCGCAGTTGTGGTTCAATATCACGATGAGCCAGACAAATCGGATGGGGACAAAAAACTTTATCGTTCCTTGAGCTTATCAAATGGATTACGCGCCATGCTTATATCAGATCCTTATGTTGAAGATCCGCCAATCCAACGAGCTTCCAGCGAAAGTATGAACTCTTCAATTGAGCACTTTCATGGTAAATTAGCGGCTTGTGCTGTTCTAGTTGGCGTGGGATCGTTTAGTGAACCGCGACAATATCAGGGATTAGCTCATTTTGTGGAACACATGATATTTATGGGATCTGAGAAATTTCCCGTTGAGAATGAATTTGACTCGTTTGTGACTAGAAGCGGAGGTTTCAGTAATGCGCATACTGAGAATGAGGAGACTTGCTTCTACTTTGAGGTGGATGAAGCCCACCTTGATAGGAGTATGGATCTTTTTATGAATTTGATAAAGGCTCCACTAATGCTTCCCGATGCCATGAATCGCGAACGCTCGGCCATACAGTCTGAATTTGAGCAGACTTTTATGAGGGACGAAGTCCGTAGAGATCAGATTTTAGCGAGCTTAGCGAATGATGAATATCCACAGGGAACTTTCAGCTGGGGTAACTTTAAGTCCCTTCAAGAGGGCGTTGACAATAGCAAGCTGCACCAGGAACTTCACAAGTTTTGCAGAAATCACTACGGCTCCAATCGAATGATAGTAGCAATCCAGGCCCAACTTTCCTTAGATGAATTGGAGGAATTGCTAATGCGGCATTGTTCAGATATACCAAATAGCCAAGAGAACTCCGTTGACTTCACCAAGTTTAATTACCAATCAGCATTTCGGGAACAGTTCTTCAAGGAAGTATTCCTAGTTCAGCCTGTTGAAGATGTCTGCAAAGTCGAGTTAACTTGGGTTGTGCCACCAATGAAGAATTTATATCGCAGCAAACCGGATTATTTAATATCACATCTCCTGGGTTTTGAAGGAGTTGGAAGTCTATGTTCGTACTTACGTCGACGTCTTTGGTGCATTAGTGTAATGGCAGGTGTTGGTGGAGGTAGTTTTGACTCAAACTCGATATACTCCCTGTTCAATATGTGTATATATCTCACTGACGATGGGTTTGATCACTTGGACGAGGTATTGGAGGCTACGTTCGCATGGATTAAACTTGTAATAAATAGCGAACAACTTCAGGTTTCATATAAAGAGTTAGAACAAATTGCCAATAATAATTTTCGATTTCAAATTGAACTGCCCTCTATTGATAATGTTCAAAGCATTGTTGAGAGCTTGAATTACCTGCCATCGAAAGATGTCCTTACAGGACCTCAGCTTTACTTTCAATATGAAGAGGATGACCTAGAACTTCTAAGACAGCATCttgataaatttaattttaatataatgATCTCATCATACATGCCATATGAAGGAAACGAGTACGATCAGAAAGAACCATGGTTTGGAACTCAATACAAATCTATTTCTATGCCACCAAAGTGGCTTAAAATGTGGCAAGAACCATCCACATTGAAGGAATTGCAATTTCCGCAACCTAATCCATTCGTAACCACTGATTTCACACTCCATTGGGTAGAAGCAGGAAAGCCACATGTCTCTAGAAGTCCTAAAGCTCTGATCAGAAATGATTTTTGCGAGCTCTGGTTTCGACAGGATAACATTTTTCAACTTCCCGATGGATACATTAACCTATATTTTATCACTCCTCTGGTTCGAGAAAGCGTTAAGCATTATATGCTCGGTGTACTTTACACCTACTTAGTGGAATTCACAATAGCCGAGCAATTGTACCCGGCTTTAGAGGCAGGTTTAACGTATGGTCTTTATATCGGTGATAAAGGATTGGTTATGCGG AACTGGATATGGATCAGGTGA
- the LOC108012307 gene encoding nardilysin isoform X1 has translation MCFKPRLGLHRISKQVHKWLNRQQYTAISTAAVVVQYHDEPDKSDGDKKLYRSLSLSNGLRAMLISDPYVEDPPIQRASSESMNSSIEHFHGKLAACAVLVGVGSFSEPRQYQGLAHFVEHMIFMGSEKFPVENEFDSFVTRSGGFSNAHTENEETCFYFEVDEAHLDRSMDLFMNLIKAPLMLPDAMNRERSAIQSEFEQTFMRDEVRRDQILASLANDEYPQGTFSWGNFKSLQEGVDNSKLHQELHKFCRNHYGSNRMIVAIQAQLSLDELEELLMRHCSDIPNSQENSVDFTKFNYQSAFREQFFKEVFLVQPVEDVCKVELTWVVPPMKNLYRSKPDYLISHLLGFEGVGSLCSYLRRRLWCISVMAGVGGGSFDSNSIYSLFNMCIYLTDDGFDHLDEVLEATFAWIKLVINSEQLQVSYKELEQIANNNFRFQIELPSIDNVQSIVESLNYLPSKDVLTGPQLYFQYEEDDLELLRQHLDKFNFNIMISSYMPYEGNEYDQKEPWFGTQYKSISMPPKWLKMWQEPSTLKELQFPQPNPFVTTDFTLHWVEAGKPHVSRSPKALIRNDFCELWFRQDNIFQLPDGYINLYFITPLVRESVKHYMLGVLYTYLVEFTIAEQLYPALEAGLTYGLYIGDKGLVMRVSGYNEKLPLLVEIMLNVMQTIELDMDQVNSFKDLKKRQIYNALINGRTLNLDLRLSVLENQRFSMISKYEAIDAISLDDIKNFKDNFHKKMYTKGLMQGNFTEDQARELMQKILLTYNSEKVENLSALDNNLLQIPLGSHYLRAKTLNEDDSNTIITNYYQIGPSDLKLECLMDLIELIVEEPFFNQLRTQEQLGYSLGIHQRIGYGIMAFVITINTQETKHRAEYVEQRIEAFRSQMSELVSQMSDTEFNNVRDTLISGKRLGDTSLDEEVMRNWSEIVTKEYFFNRLEMQIQTLNKLTREDVLNFLNDYDKNNLRKLSVQVVGKHTLSSESTTQANSQAANRSGSASDLLEDDQHDMAREQTITKPMSDKIKIEFLGESDDPSNIKDISNFKKSLYVYPLFNTNPNLANKS, from the coding sequence ATGTGTTTCAAGCCACGCCTTGGCCTACACAGAATTAGTAAGCAAGTGCATAAATGGCTAAATCGTCAGCAATACACAGCTATAAGTACGGCCGCAGTTGTGGTTCAATATCACGATGAGCCAGACAAATCGGATGGGGACAAAAAACTTTATCGTTCCTTGAGCTTATCAAATGGATTACGCGCCATGCTTATATCAGATCCTTATGTTGAAGATCCGCCAATCCAACGAGCTTCCAGCGAAAGTATGAACTCTTCAATTGAGCACTTTCATGGTAAATTAGCGGCTTGTGCTGTTCTAGTTGGCGTGGGATCGTTTAGTGAACCGCGACAATATCAGGGATTAGCTCATTTTGTGGAACACATGATATTTATGGGATCTGAGAAATTTCCCGTTGAGAATGAATTTGACTCGTTTGTGACTAGAAGCGGAGGTTTCAGTAATGCGCATACTGAGAATGAGGAGACTTGCTTCTACTTTGAGGTGGATGAAGCCCACCTTGATAGGAGTATGGATCTTTTTATGAATTTGATAAAGGCTCCACTAATGCTTCCCGATGCCATGAATCGCGAACGCTCGGCCATACAGTCTGAATTTGAGCAGACTTTTATGAGGGACGAAGTCCGTAGAGATCAGATTTTAGCGAGCTTAGCGAATGATGAATATCCACAGGGAACTTTCAGCTGGGGTAACTTTAAGTCCCTTCAAGAGGGCGTTGACAATAGCAAGCTGCACCAGGAACTTCACAAGTTTTGCAGAAATCACTACGGCTCCAATCGAATGATAGTAGCAATCCAGGCCCAACTTTCCTTAGATGAATTGGAGGAATTGCTAATGCGGCATTGTTCAGATATACCAAATAGCCAAGAGAACTCCGTTGACTTCACCAAGTTTAATTACCAATCAGCATTTCGGGAACAGTTCTTCAAGGAAGTATTCCTAGTTCAGCCTGTTGAAGATGTCTGCAAAGTCGAGTTAACTTGGGTTGTGCCACCAATGAAGAATTTATATCGCAGCAAACCGGATTATTTAATATCACATCTCCTGGGTTTTGAAGGAGTTGGAAGTCTATGTTCGTACTTACGTCGACGTCTTTGGTGCATTAGTGTAATGGCAGGTGTTGGTGGAGGTAGTTTTGACTCAAACTCGATATACTCCCTGTTCAATATGTGTATATATCTCACTGACGATGGGTTTGATCACTTGGACGAGGTATTGGAGGCTACGTTCGCATGGATTAAACTTGTAATAAATAGCGAACAACTTCAGGTTTCATATAAAGAGTTAGAACAAATTGCCAATAATAATTTTCGATTTCAAATTGAACTGCCCTCTATTGATAATGTTCAAAGCATTGTTGAGAGCTTGAATTACCTGCCATCGAAAGATGTCCTTACAGGACCTCAGCTTTACTTTCAATATGAAGAGGATGACCTAGAACTTCTAAGACAGCATCttgataaatttaattttaatataatgATCTCATCATACATGCCATATGAAGGAAACGAGTACGATCAGAAAGAACCATGGTTTGGAACTCAATACAAATCTATTTCTATGCCACCAAAGTGGCTTAAAATGTGGCAAGAACCATCCACATTGAAGGAATTGCAATTTCCGCAACCTAATCCATTCGTAACCACTGATTTCACACTCCATTGGGTAGAAGCAGGAAAGCCACATGTCTCTAGAAGTCCTAAAGCTCTGATCAGAAATGATTTTTGCGAGCTCTGGTTTCGACAGGATAACATTTTTCAACTTCCCGATGGATACATTAACCTATATTTTATCACTCCTCTGGTTCGAGAAAGCGTTAAGCATTATATGCTCGGTGTACTTTACACCTACTTAGTGGAATTCACAATAGCCGAGCAATTGTACCCGGCTTTAGAGGCAGGTTTAACGTATGGTCTTTATATCGGTGATAAAGGATTGGTTATGCGGGTGAGTGGCTACAATGAAAAGCTTCCTCTCTTGGTGGAAATAATGCTAAACGTGATGCAAACTATAGAACTGGATATGGATCAGGTGAACTCATTTAAGGACCTCAAAAAACGACAAATATATAATGCTCTAATTAATGGAAGAACTTTAAATCTTGATCTGCGTCTTAGCGTATTGGAAAATCAACGTTTTAGCATGATTTCGAAATATGAGGCCATTGATGCAATAAGCTTGGATGACATTAAAAACTTCAAAGataattttcataaaaaaatgtatacaaaaGGTTTAATGCAAGGAAATTTCACTGAAGACCAAGCCAGAGAGTTAATGCAAAAAATTCTTCTCACATACAACAGCGAAAAAGTTGAGAATCTATCGGCACTGGACAATAACCTACTTCAAATACCTCTGGGATCGCATTATTTGAGGGCCAAAACACTAAACGAGGATGACTCGAACACAATTATAACAAACTACTATCAAATTGGACCGAGTGATCTTAAATTGGAATGTTTAATGGATCTGATAGAGTTAATTGTAGAGGAGCCGTTCTTCAACCAATTGAGGACTCAAGAGCAGTTGGGCTACAGCTTGGGCATACATCAGCGAATTGGGTATGGTATCATGGCTTTTGTAATCACTATAAATACCCAAGAGACGAAACATAGAGCTGAATATGTTGAGCAACGTATTGAAGCCTTTCGATCGCAAATGTCTGAACTAGTTTCACAGATGAGTGATACAGAGTTTAATAATGTTCGAGATACTCTAATCAGTGGAAAAAGACTAGGAGACACGAGTTTGGATGAGGAAGTCATGCGGAATTGGAGTGAAATAGTCACCAAGGAATATTTCTTTAATCGTTTGGAAATGCAAATACAAACGCTGAATAAATTAACGAGGGAAGATGTTTTGAATTTCCTGAATGACTATGATAAGAATAATTTAAGAAAACTTTCTGTCCAAGTTGTGGGAAAGCATACTTTGTCCTCAGAATCAACAACCCAAGCTAATTctcaagcagcaaatcgatcCGGATCTGCATCAGACTTATTGGAGGATGACCAACACGATATGGCAAGGGAACAAACTATAACTAAGCCAATGTCCGATAAAATCAAGATTGAGTTCTTGGGAGAGAGCGATGACCCCTCAAACATTAAAGATATTTCGAACTTTAAGAAATCCCTTTATGTCTACCCACTGTTCAATACTAATCCAAACCTTGCAAACAAATCTTAA